A region from the Ciconia boyciana chromosome 1, ASM3463844v1, whole genome shotgun sequence genome encodes:
- the SMIM11 gene encoding small integral membrane protein 11, with the protein MVAFNWKALENFPLLMYILAAKTLILCLAFAGVKMYQSKKIEEKLKREREEKFKTEVEKKDD; encoded by the exons ATGGTGGCATTTAACTGGAAG GCTTTGGAGAATTTCCCGTTGCTGATGTACATTTTGGCAGCTAAAACATTGATTCTTTGCTTAGCGTTTGCTGGAGTAAAAATGTACCAGagcaaaaaaattgaagaaaaactgaagagggAACgtgaagagaaatttaaaacagaagtagaGAAGAAGGATGACTGA
- the KCNE2 gene encoding potassium voltage-gated channel subfamily E member 2: MAEMRNFTWAVENIFKDTFLTYMNGWRKNMTEAADKLQAKVDAENFDYVILYLMVMIGMFSFIIVAILVSTVKSKRREHSNDPYHQYIVEDWGEKYKSQVLNREDLKCVIHENLGAKDKTTPGSP, from the coding sequence ATGGCTGAAATGCGAAACTTCACTTGGGcggtggaaaatattttcaaggatACCTTTCTCACCTACATGAATGGCTGGAGGAAAAACATGACAGAAGCGGCGGATAAATTGCAAGCCAAGGTCGATGCTGAAAACTTTGACTACGTTATCCTTTATTTGATGGTGATGATTGGGATGTTCTCCTTCATTATTGTGGCAATCTTGGTGAGTACTGTGAAATCAAAGAGGCGAGAGCACTCCAATGACCCCTATCATCAGTACATCGTTGAGGACTGGGGCGAGAAGTATAAAAGCCAGGTTCTGAATCGAGAAGACCTCAAGTGTGTGATCCATGAAAACTTGGGTGCAAAGGACAAAACAACCCCTGGATCACCTTGA